CTCGTGGAAGCAATGCCACGTAACCATAATCGATTCAAGCCTTTGTGGGATTTATACAACAGCTCATCGCCATTCTTACGAGTTCTTTTCAGTAAACGTACAATGGAGTTTCTAATCTGCTTAGATGCCTTCGTCAGTAGAGTTATGTCCTACAGTAGTATGATGTTTGTGATACTAAAGGACACGACCGCATACTCCGAACGTCCGCTAAAGCGAATTAGAAGCAGTCACATATTAGACTTTGCTGTGCCGTATCATTACCTTCGTAACCAATCGTAACCAATCGTAACACATATACCTCCGATAGAGAAACATGATGGCGAAACGCAAAACCACTGCGTCAACGTCAGAGCAGCATAAAACGGGATTGTCCACCGGTCGGCTAAGAAGCCCAACGGCCCGAAAGCTCCAACCTTATCTCGGGAATCTCCTGTTCTGCCTGATCATCGCGGTGCTTGCCGTCTTCGTGTACCGCGGCTACATCATCGAGGGCAAGGTAGACCTAAGACCCGATTTCATCGGCCAGGCCATTCCCTTTGATCGTTTCGCGCAGGACTTCAAAAGCCAGTCTGGCGAAACGCCCCTCTGGTACCCCCACATCTTCGGCGGCATGCCTTTCCAGGCCAGTGGCACGTATCACCACTTGCAGTACAGCTTCGAAGCCCTGGTCAACGCCGTCCTGCCCGACGTGCTCATCAGCGCGCTGCATGGCCGTTTCTTCTTCCACCTGCTCCTCGGCGCGGTTTCCATGTTCTTCCTGGCACGCGTCCTGTCCCTCTCCGGGCCCGCATCTTTCGTCGCGGCGGTGGCCTTCGTGTTTTCCACCCACATGATGGCGACGGAACATGCCAACCGGTTCATCTGCTTCATGCACGTTCCCCTCGTCTTCCTGGCTGCCTACCAAGTCTTTGATCGTGGCAGGGTGTTCGACGGTATGTTGCTCGGCGGCGCCTTCGGCTCTCAGCTGTGTTCCTTTCATCCCCAGATCGCCTTCTACACGGCCATGTTGATCGGCCTGTACGCCGTGTACGCAGTCGTAAACGACATACGCGACAAAACGTCCGCAAGCATTATAGCCAGGAAGTCTGCGCTGTTTACCGGTGGCGTCGTCCTGGCCGTCGCGGTCGCGGCCGTGCTTGTACTCCCCATGCAGGAATACGCGGAGCACTCCGCCCGCGGCCTGTCCGTTGGGGGCAGCGACGTGAACGTGCCGTTCGCCACGAGCTGGTCGTTCCCGCCGACTGAAATTCTGACCTTCATCATCCCTTCATTTGCGGGGTTCGGCGGCCCCCTGTACTGGGGCGACATGCCGTTTACCGATTTTCCGAACTACCTGGGTATCGTGGTTGTCGTCCTGGCCGTGGCGGGATTCGTGCTGAACAGATCGCGCATGACCCTGTTCCTGGTCATCGCGGCGGTCCTGGCCCTGCTGGTCTCCTTCGGACGGCACCTGCCCCCGGTATCCTACGTCATGCTCCACTTCGTCCCTTTCTTCGGAAAGTTCCGTGCGCCGGTCATGATCCTGGTGCTGTCGCAGTTCGCCGTCGCACTCCTCGCGGGGTACGGCGTGCATGCCCTCGCCGGGCGCATACGGGCGGGCAAGGACAGCAGCCTGGGTGTGTTTGCGAAAAGACTGTGCGTCGTTGCCGGCGGAGTATTGCTGCTGGTCCTGGCGCTGACCGTGTTCGAAACCTCCTTCCAGTCCTATATGACGGATATCTATGTACAGTCTGACGCGTCACACGGAGCCCGCGGCGCCATCTCGAGTAATGCGGACTACTATGCCCGGGTCAATGCCACGCGCTTCGATCTGCTCATGGGTGACCTGTGGACGATGGTGTTGTTGCTCTGTGCGGCATCTGCGCTGCTCTTTGCCACCTGCAAGAGTAGCCACGCGCTGTTCGCCGGCGGCGTGAGCGCGCTGGTCGTCATCGACCTGCTGCTCGTGGCGTCTCGGGTCGTGAACCCGGAAGATGATCCCGCGCAGGTCGAAGCCTACTATGCCGTGCGAGAAACCGAGATCGTGCAGGCGCTGAAAGCCGATGCCAGCCCCTATCGCATCCTGCCGCTCTCCGAGTTCTCGTCGAATGAGTACGGCTACTTCGGCATTTCCAGCATCGGCGGCTACCACGCGGCGAAACTGGGAGTCTACCAGGAGCTCATGGACCAGGTCGGGTTCAACTCCTTCCCGGTGCTGAACATGCTGAACACCCGGTACCTGGTAACCGGACAACCTCTTCAGATTGAAGAACTTACCCCCGTGGCCGAGTCCGACGCCGGCTACCTCTATCGGAACGAGACCGCCCTTCCGAGGGCCTTCCTGGTGGACAGCGTGCGAGTCATCACGGACAGGAGCGCCATCTTCGAAACCATGAGAGATCCCGGGTTCAGCCCCGATGAATACGCGATCCTGGAAGAACCCGTCGCGGAGCGGCTAGGTCCGATGGGCGACGCTTCCGTGGAGATCACGCTTTACACGCCGCACCGGATCGAGATGGCAGTGGATGCGGCCGCGCCCTGCCTGCTGGTGCTGAGCGAGATCTACTATCCTCCAGGGTGGCGCGTCGAGATCGACGGCTCGCCCACGGAGATTCACAAGACCAACTACGTGCTTCGCTCCGTGGTCGTCCCGGAAGGCCGCCACGAAGTGGTGATGACTTTCAATCCGCCGAGCTTTACCACGGGTCTTCTCGTCAGCCGGACCGCCAGTACGCTGGTCCTCGCCGGGTTGATCGTAGCGGGCGCAATGCACATAAGAAAACGCCTGAAGGCCGGAGCCTGACACCGAATGCCGCAAACCATGAAATCTCTGATCATCGTCCCCACCTACAACGAACTCGAGAACATCCGGCGGCTACTGCCGGAATTAACGGCGTTGGGACAGGATATCCGGGTGCTTGTGGTGGATGACAACTCGCCGGACGGGACAGGAAAGCTGGTCGATGAAATGGCCGCGGAGAACGAACGGATCAGCGTGCTGCATCGACCCGAAAAGCTGGGGTTGGGCTCGGCGTACGTGGCGGGTTTCAAGCACGCCGTCCAGCAGGACGTGGACTGCGTTTTCGAGATGGACGCGGACTTTTCCCACGATCCCGCCATGATTCCCAGGTTCATCGAGCAGATCGAATTCTGCGACGTGGTGATCGGATCCCGGTACATCAGCGGCATCAACGTGGTCAACTGGCCCATGTCCCGCTTGCTGCTCAGCTATTTTGCCAACATCTATACCCGCGTGGTCACGGGCATGACGATCCGGGACACCACCTCGGGATACAAGTGTTTCCGGCGCGAGGTGCTGGAGCACATCGAGCTGGATGAAGTCCGGTCCGACGGGTACGCCTTCCAGATCGAGATGAATTACCGGTGCTGGCGAAAGGGATATCGGATGTGTGAAATCCCCATTATCTTCGTAGACCGGCGTTCGGGTACGTCGAAACTCTCCCGGGGCGTGATCAACGAGGCGGTCTGGATCGTCTGGTGGCTGCGCCTGCTGCGCCTGCTGCGCCGGATCTAGACGTCTCGCTTGCCGATGATGGAGGAAGTCCTATGCTGACCGAACAGCAGCACCTGCACTTCAAGACTTTCGGGTTTGTCGTCCTGCGGCAGGTCTTCACCCCGGATGAGCTGGACATCATCAACAAGGAATTTGACCACGGTCTGGAAGCCGCCTATCGCCACCTGCCCTTCGACGGCACGGTCCGTCACTGGGTCACGATGATGGGTCGATCCACGCCTTTTTTCGGAAGTCTCCTCGAGGATCCCCGGCTCTGTGGCGTCGCCGAACAACTCTACGGTGAAGATGCGCTGGGCATCGCCACCGACGCTAACCGGTACGTGGGCAACACGGGCTGGCATCCGGACACCCACAGCATACACCAGTACGGCATCAAGTTCGCCTTCTACCTGCAACCCGTAGGGCCGGAAACCGGAGCGTTGCGCGTCATACCGGGGTCGCACCGCAACCCCTTCCACGGCGAGCTGAGACGGTTCATATCCGAATTCGAGCGACACAAGGATGTGCCCTGTTACGTCTGCGACTCCGAACCGGGCGACGTAGTGGGCTTCGACCTCCGGTTATGGCACGCCAGCTACGGGGGCGCCAGTGACCGGCGCATGTGCACCTGCGTATACTACAACAATCCGAGGACGCCTGAGGAAATCGAAACCACCAGGAGTCAGGGGGCGAACAACGGCAAGGCCACCGCCAAGTATAACCGTCCGAATGACCCCCCGGTCGACCCGTACTGGCTCACGAATCCAGATCTCAGTCCGAAGCGGCGACGATGGCTGGACCGCCTTCTCGAGCTGGGTTTTTATCAGGACATTGGCACCGACGATTCATGATGAACAGCCGCCTCAAGAACCTGCTGGACGCCAGGAATCCCGCCTTCGGCATACAACTCCGGTTCGGATCGCCCGCCATCGCGGAACTGGCCGGACTGGCCGGGTTCGACTGGATTCTGATCGACACGGAGCATGCGCCGCAAACGCCCGTGACCGTCCAGGCCCAGATTCAGGCGGCGTGCTGCACGCCGGCCACGCCGATCGTCCGGATCACCCGCACCGACCCGGACCTGATCAAGCTGTACCTCGACATGGGCGCCCTGGGGATCGTCGTCCCCTTCGTGAACACCCCGGAGGAGGCGAAGCGGGGGGCCGAAGCCTGCCGCTATCCCCCGCGCGGCACCCGGGGATGGGGACCTCACCGTGCCGCGGGCTACGGGCTGTTCGAGAAGGAATACACCGCTGAGATTGATGACGCCGTAGTTTATCTGCCGATCATCGAATCGACCGAAGCGGTCGGGCACATCGACGACATCATGGATGTGGAAGGGGTGGACGGCTGTATCGTGGGTCCGGTGGACCTGTGCATATCCCTCGGCATCCCCTTCCGGTTCGACCATCCTAAATACCTCGACGCACTCCGCTGTGTGCGGGAAGCCGGACAGCGAACGGGCAAACCCGTGGGCCATCCCCTGCTCGGTTCCATGGAGGACGAGGAGAACGTCCGTAGACAGGTAGAAGAAGGCGTGCGCCTGCTTCTCGTCGGAGGCGACGAGCCGGTGTTGAGGGAAGGCTTTCGGCGGGCGGTCGAAGGGCTGGCGTTTCTAAGGAGCTAGGCGCCAGGCGTTGCGCCGGTCTCACGACAATGCGGCGGCGCGGCGGTTCCACGAAACCGCGGCTTCGCGTCCGTCATACCGTTGCCGCCGATTTCCGGGCGATCAGCGCCTGGGTCACCGTTGACAGACCCAACATTATGGCCATCAAATCGATCATGCAACTGACCGACTTGGCAAGGAAGTTATCGTAGCTGATGATGCTGTACATCAAGCCGGTCGAGCGGGGTGCGTGGGGTTCCATGCCCAGCTTGATGCGGAGGCTTCCGGGCCAATGGCTCGCTTCGACGATGGCGCCGTGGAACTCGATCTCCAGATCGCCTCCACTGATACAGGCAGCGAGGGCCTTTCGAGAAAACAAGTGGAAGTGTCGAGGGGTACTCAGGGCCTGCCAGTGGTTCTTGAAGACGTAACGTGACAGCGCGTTCAGATCGGGCGTTTCAAGATAAACGACGCCTCCCGGCTCGAGATGATCCGAAATCCATCGGACCAGCCGTCCGGGATCGGTCACGTGTTCGATGGCATGTTGGCAGATGATGGCATCGAACCGCTCCTCGCACGGTACCTCCTCGATAGGTCCTTCGATAAGCGTTACGCCGCGATCGGATAGGTATGACCGGGCTTCAGGTTCGAACTTGAGGTCATTGGCAAAGAGTTTGAGCGGAAAAGGCGCGATTTCAGCCAGGTAGGTCAGGTTCCCGCCGAATCCCGCGCCGATGTCCAGCACCCGCGAACCGGCTCGAAGATTCGTGATAACTTTTTGGTTCCATCCCCGGTCGAGCACGTTGAGCTTCAGCCACCTGAACGGGGCAAACGCGGGATACTGTGTTTCCGTTACGCGGGCCGTGTAGTTCCTCGGATAGATGCGGTCTATGTCCTCCATCCGGACCCTCGGCGACAGATACACGTGCCCGCAATCCGAGCACGCGACGAACCGGAACATATTGTCGCAGGTACGGTACTCGTAGTCGAAGCCCTCGAATACCGGACGCGGTTCTGTGTCCGAACTTCCGCACATCGCGCACGCGACCGGGACGAGGTCCAGTTCGACACCACTGGCTATAGGGTTCATGGGATTATAAGGCCACGCAGCGGGAGGACTACTGCCGGGTCTCCTTGATTCGGTTGAGCGCCCGGTCCAGCGAAGCCCTCGCCCTTTCGACGTCGACGTCTGATTCGCCCGATCCCAGGCGCTGGCGCGCCCGTTCCTCGGCCTGCTTCGCCCTTTCGACGTCGATGGTGCCGACCTCTTCGATGGTCTCGGCCAGGACCGTCACCTGGGCCCGAAGCACTTCGACGAATCCGCCGGACACGGTATACTCCGTACGGCCCTCGTCGTTCCGGATGGTCAGGAGACCCGGCCGCAGCGAGGTGAGCATGGGCACATGGCCAATCAGCACTTCGAAGTATCCGTCGGTGCCCGGCGCCAGCACACTACGCGCCTCGCCTTCGAAGGCCATGCTCGAAGGCGTTACGATGACCAGGGGGTATCCGTCTGCCATGTTCTACTGTAGCTCCTTGGCTTTGTCGAAGGCTTCGTCGATCGTCCCGACCATGTAGAAGGCCTGTTCGGGCAGCTCGTCGCATTCGCCACCGACCAGCTTCTCGAATCCCTCGACCGTATCCTCGACCTTGACGTAACGCCCCTCCAGGCCGGTGAAGATCTCCGCGACGAACATGGGCTGGGTCATGAAAAGCTCGACCTTCCGCGCGCGGGAGACGACCAGCTTGTCGTCGTCCGACAGTTCGTCGATGCCCAGGATGGCGATGATGTCCTGGAGGTCCTTGTACCGCTGGAGTATCTGCTGAACGTCCTGGACCACGCTGTAGTGTTTCTCTCCTACGACCGCGGGATCCAGAATCCGGGAGGTGGACTCGAGGGGGTCCACGGCAGGGAAGATGGCCCGGGCGAAGAGATCGCGAGAGAGCGCGGTTATGGCGTCGAGATGGGGGAAGGCGGTAACGATGGCCGGGTCCGTGTAATCGTCGGCAGGCACGTAAATGGCCTGTATCGAAGTAATGGCACCTTGTTTCGTGGACGTGATGCGTTCCTGCAGATCGCCCATTTCCGTGCTCAGCGTCGGCTGATATCCCACGGCTGAGGGCATGCGTCCGAGCAGGGCCGACACTTCCGATCCCGCCTGGACGAAGCGGAAGATGTTATCGATGAAAAGCAGTACATCCCGGCCTTCCTCGTCGCGAAAATACTCGGCGATGGCAACGCCGGACAGGCCGACGCGCAGGCGCACGCCCGGCGGCTCGTTCATCTGGCCGAACACCAGGGCGGTCTTGTCGAGCACCTTGGCCTCCTCCATCTCCAGCCAGAGGTCGTTGCCCTCACGAGACCGTTCGCCCACCCCCGCGAAAACGGAATATCCGCCGTGCTCCCGGGCAATGTTGTTGATCAGTTCCTTGATCAACACGGTCTTGCCCGTGCCGGCGCCTCCGAGCAGCCCCGTCTTTCCACCGCGGGTATAGGGTTCCATGAGGTCCATGACCTTGATCCCCGTCTCGAACATCTCCGCCGAGGTCGTCAGATCTTCCTGTTCCGGCGCGCTGCGATGTATCGGGTAGTGGTGATCCGAGTCCACCGTACCCCGTTCGTCGATGGGACGGCCGAGGACATTCATCATGCGGCCCAGGACATTAGGACCCACGGGCACGTTGATCGGACCACCGGTATCGATGGCCGTCACACCCCGAACCAGTCCGTCCGTGGCGTCCATGGCCACGCAACGCACCTTGTTGTCGCCCAGGTGCTGCTGGACTTCGAGGATCAACGCGTCGCTGCCCTCTACGGATACCTCGAGGGCGTTGTAGATCTTCGGCAACGTGCCTGAACCGAATTCGACGTCAACGACGGCGCCGATGATCTGCGCCACGGTACCTGTGTTCGTTCCTTCCATGGTTATCCTTCCCCGGTCATTGGGCGGCCGTCCGGCATTACTTCAATGCTTCGGCTCCGCCTACGATGTCCATCAGC
This Gemmatimonadota bacterium DNA region includes the following protein-coding sequences:
- a CDS encoding YfhO family protein, whose amino-acid sequence is MSTGRLRSPTARKLQPYLGNLLFCLIIAVLAVFVYRGYIIEGKVDLRPDFIGQAIPFDRFAQDFKSQSGETPLWYPHIFGGMPFQASGTYHHLQYSFEALVNAVLPDVLISALHGRFFFHLLLGAVSMFFLARVLSLSGPASFVAAVAFVFSTHMMATEHANRFICFMHVPLVFLAAYQVFDRGRVFDGMLLGGAFGSQLCSFHPQIAFYTAMLIGLYAVYAVVNDIRDKTSASIIARKSALFTGGVVLAVAVAAVLVLPMQEYAEHSARGLSVGGSDVNVPFATSWSFPPTEILTFIIPSFAGFGGPLYWGDMPFTDFPNYLGIVVVVLAVAGFVLNRSRMTLFLVIAAVLALLVSFGRHLPPVSYVMLHFVPFFGKFRAPVMILVLSQFAVALLAGYGVHALAGRIRAGKDSSLGVFAKRLCVVAGGVLLLVLALTVFETSFQSYMTDIYVQSDASHGARGAISSNADYYARVNATRFDLLMGDLWTMVLLLCAASALLFATCKSSHALFAGGVSALVVIDLLLVASRVVNPEDDPAQVEAYYAVRETEIVQALKADASPYRILPLSEFSSNEYGYFGISSIGGYHAAKLGVYQELMDQVGFNSFPVLNMLNTRYLVTGQPLQIEELTPVAESDAGYLYRNETALPRAFLVDSVRVITDRSAIFETMRDPGFSPDEYAILEEPVAERLGPMGDASVEITLYTPHRIEMAVDAAAPCLLVLSEIYYPPGWRVEIDGSPTEIHKTNYVLRSVVVPEGRHEVVMTFNPPSFTTGLLVSRTASTLVLAGLIVAGAMHIRKRLKAGA
- a CDS encoding polyprenol monophosphomannose synthase, whose product is MKSLIIVPTYNELENIRRLLPELTALGQDIRVLVVDDNSPDGTGKLVDEMAAENERISVLHRPEKLGLGSAYVAGFKHAVQQDVDCVFEMDADFSHDPAMIPRFIEQIEFCDVVIGSRYISGINVVNWPMSRLLLSYFANIYTRVVTGMTIRDTTSGYKCFRREVLEHIELDEVRSDGYAFQIEMNYRCWRKGYRMCEIPIIFVDRRSGTSKLSRGVINEAVWIVWWLRLLRLLRRI
- a CDS encoding phytanoyl-CoA dioxygenase family protein produces the protein MLTEQQHLHFKTFGFVVLRQVFTPDELDIINKEFDHGLEAAYRHLPFDGTVRHWVTMMGRSTPFFGSLLEDPRLCGVAEQLYGEDALGIATDANRYVGNTGWHPDTHSIHQYGIKFAFYLQPVGPETGALRVIPGSHRNPFHGELRRFISEFERHKDVPCYVCDSEPGDVVGFDLRLWHASYGGASDRRMCTCVYYNNPRTPEEIETTRSQGANNGKATAKYNRPNDPPVDPYWLTNPDLSPKRRRWLDRLLELGFYQDIGTDDS
- a CDS encoding aldolase/citrate lyase family protein, giving the protein MMNSRLKNLLDARNPAFGIQLRFGSPAIAELAGLAGFDWILIDTEHAPQTPVTVQAQIQAACCTPATPIVRITRTDPDLIKLYLDMGALGIVVPFVNTPEEAKRGAEACRYPPRGTRGWGPHRAAGYGLFEKEYTAEIDDAVVYLPIIESTEAVGHIDDIMDVEGVDGCIVGPVDLCISLGIPFRFDHPKYLDALRCVREAGQRTGKPVGHPLLGSMEDEENVRRQVEEGVRLLLVGGDEPVLREGFRRAVEGLAFLRS
- a CDS encoding methyltransferase domain-containing protein, coding for MNPIASGVELDLVPVACAMCGSSDTEPRPVFEGFDYEYRTCDNMFRFVACSDCGHVYLSPRVRMEDIDRIYPRNYTARVTETQYPAFAPFRWLKLNVLDRGWNQKVITNLRAGSRVLDIGAGFGGNLTYLAEIAPFPLKLFANDLKFEPEARSYLSDRGVTLIEGPIEEVPCEERFDAIICQHAIEHVTDPGRLVRWISDHLEPGGVVYLETPDLNALSRYVFKNHWQALSTPRHFHLFSRKALAACISGGDLEIEFHGAIVEASHWPGSLRIKLGMEPHAPRSTGLMYSIISYDNFLAKSVSCMIDLMAIMLGLSTVTQALIARKSAATV
- the atpC gene encoding ATP synthase F1 subunit epsilon, with protein sequence MADGYPLVIVTPSSMAFEGEARSVLAPGTDGYFEVLIGHVPMLTSLRPGLLTIRNDEGRTEYTVSGGFVEVLRAQVTVLAETIEEVGTIDVERAKQAEERARQRLGSGESDVDVERARASLDRALNRIKETRQ
- the atpD gene encoding F0F1 ATP synthase subunit beta, with translation MEGTNTGTVAQIIGAVVDVEFGSGTLPKIYNALEVSVEGSDALILEVQQHLGDNKVRCVAMDATDGLVRGVTAIDTGGPINVPVGPNVLGRMMNVLGRPIDERGTVDSDHHYPIHRSAPEQEDLTTSAEMFETGIKVMDLMEPYTRGGKTGLLGGAGTGKTVLIKELINNIAREHGGYSVFAGVGERSREGNDLWLEMEEAKVLDKTALVFGQMNEPPGVRLRVGLSGVAIAEYFRDEEGRDVLLFIDNIFRFVQAGSEVSALLGRMPSAVGYQPTLSTEMGDLQERITSTKQGAITSIQAIYVPADDYTDPAIVTAFPHLDAITALSRDLFARAIFPAVDPLESTSRILDPAVVGEKHYSVVQDVQQILQRYKDLQDIIAILGIDELSDDDKLVVSRARKVELFMTQPMFVAEIFTGLEGRYVKVEDTVEGFEKLVGGECDELPEQAFYMVGTIDEAFDKAKELQ